The DNA sequence CGGTTTAATTCCCGGTATGGCGCTTATTATATTGACCAGCAATGGATGAAGAAGCCTACCGCGACGCGGCTGAACCATCATACGCTTTCTAATCACGATTTTTTTGTAAGCCGCCGCGGATTTTTCTTTGATCTGAGCCCCTGGGGGGATGAGCCGGCAACCGATGAACCAGGACAGAAGCCGGGAACCGATCTGGAAACCCTTAAACGTTTTCTGCTCACCGCTTATAAAAAGAACGACGGAAAGAAAATGTGCTACATAGGCGGTTTTCCGCCCTGGGCTTTTAAATACACGAAACACGCGGGAGGCGGGCATGACGATGTTCCTACCGAATGGGAATATTCGCGCATCATCAGCGCCTATAATGCCTTTAAAGATGCCGATGCGATCGGCTACGGCGCACTGGCGAATGCCTCCTTTTGGCAGCATTTTCCACTGAAGAAACATTACCGGCAGGAATGGGTAAGCAAGGCGGAATTAAAAGAACGCGGCTACCTGGACGAGAAAGGGAAACTGCAGCTGAATGGCAGGCAATTTATGATCTTTTATGTAGGCGATTACGATGCAGCTTCCTGGGTGTCGCAAACTACACCCACTATCTGGGATGCGCCGGGCAGGGGCACGCTTCCTTTAATGTGGTGCATCAGCCCGGTGCTGGAAGAAAGGGTACCCCATGCGCTGGCCTACCAGCGGGAAACAGCGTCCCCCAATGATTATTTTGCCGCTGCTGATAACGGCGCCGGTTACCTGATGCCGGGCATGTTGCAGGAACCACGTCCTGTCTCCGGACTGCCCGGCGGATTGAAAGCCTGGGGCGATCATTGCATACCCTATTACAAACGCTGGGACCTGAGCATTACCGGGTTTATCATTGACGGGGAAGCGCCCGGACTGAATGAACAGGGCCTGGATCAATATGCACGGTTCAGCCCCAACGGAATCGTTCCGCAAAAAGTGCCGCTAACACTGCTGCATGGAAATATGCCGGTGCTTCGGGCGGATTACGATGTGAATCAAAGCGATCCTGGCGAGGCCGCGCACCTGATCCTGGATCGCATAGATAAGCGTCCCGTTCCCTTTCACTGGTTCCGGAATATCCTTAAAAAGCCCGGATGGTACACGCAGGTGATGCAGGAGGTAAAAAAGCTGGATCCCAGCGTGGAATTGCTGGATGCGCCCACTTTTTTCGAGCTGTACAGGATCTGGCTGAAAGAATCAGAAGAAGAGCCTGCCGGAGATTAGTGACGGGTATCGTTAACCTTTTCCCTATTGTCTTGTTATTACACCCATGACAAATGCTAAAATGAAGGTTGAAGTATGGAGCGACATCATGTGTCCCTTCTGCTATATTGGCAAACGTAATTATGAAGCCGCCCTGGAACAATTCACCGGGAAAGAAAACGTGGAAATTGTGTGGAAGAGCTTCCAGCTGGATCCTTCCATCCCGGAGGCTTCCACGGAAAATGCATCATCACCTGTAAAGCAAAATATATCGCAATACCTGGCGGACCGCAAAGG is a window from the Anseongella ginsenosidimutans genome containing:
- a CDS encoding GxGYxYP domain-containing protein; amino-acid sequence: MKNTTLLIRFSLGILLTCISISSISASGIFENPVSGGSNPRLPPIGLFDLGYTLKLDMSKPENVRRAWDEVHALATLQGIVNREKPLLYYFYIENEGINIDRYWWQWYRAAGRWLNGRDTLVHHSLEEVVTAYLPYIKGAVIYDPKVAATSNVASSLAGAEDIIAVRYDTTEGSLYRRIILEGPRVPVKIWLLHENDQSLFTGRGTIPGTSLPSTGSAKNDAYRWYLEHYMKAGRFNSRYGAYYIDQQWMKKPTATRLNHHTLSNHDFFVSRRGFFFDLSPWGDEPATDEPGQKPGTDLETLKRFLLTAYKKNDGKKMCYIGGFPPWAFKYTKHAGGGHDDVPTEWEYSRIISAYNAFKDADAIGYGALANASFWQHFPLKKHYRQEWVSKAELKERGYLDEKGKLQLNGRQFMIFYVGDYDAASWVSQTTPTIWDAPGRGTLPLMWCISPVLEERVPHALAYQRETASPNDYFAAADNGAGYLMPGMLQEPRPVSGLPGGLKAWGDHCIPYYKRWDLSITGFIIDGEAPGLNEQGLDQYARFSPNGIVPQKVPLTLLHGNMPVLRADYDVNQSDPGEAAHLILDRIDKRPVPFHWFRNILKKPGWYTQVMQEVKKLDPSVELLDAPTFFELYRIWLKESEEEPAGD